One Roseimaritima multifibrata DNA window includes the following coding sequences:
- a CDS encoding ATP-binding protein, translated as MADWIENHKIAWPAIVAVVSFFGGGFFRFLYERYFSERAVPTEKLLKRFAGNRLGSYGRRRLRNESLQALAGWHAELVPPAIGHKLRAWPETEFSVVEKDFSDGVTASRCPRLEDEEPSYRPLYISATSAAESLADSRSVVQSVIGQIKLVADNQEGSAALIKYRVADDRRPARLWVSAPQLQVTSTHQIYSLSQDLAKEVRRWIPSVSIVVEVYMSDDIQLDFEKAAESNSATIVKQLLGEDVFDDAFLRQASNSSEAYAIARTFAFYMLKQGAILDVAEPSMSYPVTDDILDERFKTHFANGVLTPGKWECVSIFGPPGSGKTDLARKCAAYLVSEHKSLIVALSTEGSLAALDFLTRGQNEEEARQALSSAVKRFVPTERSEDASWVKGCLDAFVRCSQVSPDRLVFLIDDLLPRPNLKEIITGITSNDSARKPKLILIGRPRLDFLPRPNSVYVECEHWGRGDATKMLRSWVEEGLKTHAAKALKAGWAAKRKAFSIYHLRVLVQYVDRPDLAPSTFMREELQRMTAPLTEHFVGLSRPPEQTLSDIRTMIESAIPSSEILEALDDHKPVDIVSLLGQLSWNSKYHEVAWSSGRTSGDLQALMNRDRVLSWSGKKIRDVEEADSFIRTCVEAGIFRQVRGEGGAHWIDNFIADGFAANYIGSDMLEGSYEIGDLTIADMVEKLHQRNSLDILPFALRSNQLMRVIRAVVLKKPHLADAVNSLLTDETVSAWLKEEPRLADDLTGALLAMASEIDLIQIGPLGVAFSEMTAISENAASLAKERLGKSDPGGMLALSGVAAESDSISGFFEQADSLGVDKTDSTEIAFWSAHKSRTPDFRKRIIQLIEGGTSMGEINRLWGRWCSSCEGPELANELYALLEGGVKDTSALSELVDQTCNAIADRSRGKRILDRAGFVAAIQHLHSQNEIDVAEVAVGWLGYFWNSGVCSRADRWSLDKVGSVAIQLDSQMPAKVSEVFSKLRAGEAVSLPSSSQLKQIGADTSTCPEIVSDRLPKRFSYTYELRPGWLMCVDKGETRYVDLTNELNKLKFQWRIEMIVQ; from the coding sequence ATGGCAGACTGGATAGAGAATCACAAGATAGCTTGGCCTGCGATCGTCGCCGTTGTTTCGTTTTTCGGAGGTGGCTTCTTCCGGTTCCTTTATGAACGATATTTCTCGGAGCGGGCAGTCCCAACCGAGAAACTCCTTAAACGCTTTGCAGGCAACCGTTTGGGAAGCTATGGCCGACGAAGGCTTCGCAACGAATCCCTGCAGGCCCTTGCGGGATGGCATGCAGAACTGGTCCCTCCGGCCATCGGCCACAAGCTCCGTGCTTGGCCGGAAACCGAATTTTCGGTCGTGGAGAAGGATTTTTCGGATGGAGTGACGGCCAGTCGGTGTCCGAGGTTGGAAGACGAGGAACCGTCGTATCGGCCACTTTACATTTCGGCTACTTCAGCTGCCGAAAGTTTAGCAGACTCCCGATCGGTCGTTCAATCGGTAATCGGGCAGATAAAACTGGTCGCTGATAACCAGGAAGGGTCGGCGGCACTAATAAAGTATCGGGTTGCGGATGACCGCCGTCCTGCTCGGCTATGGGTTTCTGCCCCTCAACTGCAAGTCACTTCAACACACCAGATTTATTCCCTCTCCCAAGACCTTGCCAAAGAAGTAAGACGCTGGATTCCAAGCGTCTCGATTGTCGTCGAAGTCTACATGTCTGATGACATTCAGTTAGACTTCGAGAAAGCGGCGGAATCCAATTCCGCAACCATCGTGAAGCAACTGCTCGGCGAAGACGTATTTGATGATGCTTTCTTGCGTCAGGCGTCAAATTCGAGCGAGGCATATGCAATTGCAAGAACATTTGCTTTCTACATGCTCAAACAGGGTGCGATTCTCGATGTGGCGGAACCGTCGATGTCTTATCCGGTTACGGACGATATTCTCGACGAGCGGTTCAAAACGCACTTCGCTAATGGGGTTTTGACCCCAGGCAAGTGGGAATGCGTTTCAATATTCGGTCCACCCGGATCGGGCAAAACCGACCTGGCTCGAAAGTGTGCTGCGTATCTAGTTTCGGAGCATAAGTCACTAATCGTTGCTCTGAGTACAGAAGGGTCACTTGCTGCGTTGGATTTTCTTACCCGTGGCCAGAACGAAGAAGAGGCGCGTCAAGCTTTGTCGAGCGCCGTGAAGAGGTTTGTGCCGACGGAACGGTCTGAGGACGCCAGTTGGGTGAAAGGGTGCCTGGACGCCTTCGTTCGTTGCTCACAAGTCAGTCCCGACCGACTTGTTTTCCTGATTGACGATCTGTTACCTCGACCGAACCTCAAAGAGATAATAACTGGCATCACCTCAAACGATTCGGCGAGGAAGCCGAAGCTTATACTGATAGGTCGGCCACGGCTCGACTTCCTGCCTAGGCCAAATTCAGTGTACGTAGAATGTGAGCACTGGGGGCGTGGAGATGCGACCAAAATGCTCAGGTCATGGGTCGAAGAAGGACTCAAAACACATGCAGCGAAAGCCTTGAAAGCTGGTTGGGCAGCAAAACGCAAAGCATTTTCCATATACCACCTTCGTGTTCTCGTTCAGTACGTGGATCGCCCGGACCTTGCTCCAAGCACCTTCATGCGGGAAGAACTTCAACGTATGACGGCTCCGCTGACGGAACATTTCGTAGGATTAAGTAGGCCACCTGAACAGACGCTTAGCGATATTCGGACAATGATAGAAAGTGCGATTCCCTCGTCAGAAATTCTCGAAGCGTTAGACGATCACAAGCCGGTAGACATTGTAAGCCTACTCGGGCAGCTTTCGTGGAATAGCAAGTACCACGAAGTAGCGTGGTCATCTGGTCGGACCAGCGGTGATCTGCAAGCTCTGATGAATCGTGACCGAGTGCTTAGTTGGTCCGGCAAAAAAATTCGTGACGTAGAAGAGGCGGACTCGTTCATCCGAACCTGCGTCGAAGCCGGAATCTTTCGACAGGTCCGAGGTGAAGGAGGTGCCCATTGGATCGACAATTTCATCGCCGATGGATTCGCCGCAAACTATATCGGCTCGGATATGTTGGAGGGCTCGTACGAAATTGGTGATCTGACAATCGCAGATATGGTCGAAAAGCTTCACCAGCGGAATTCACTTGACATCTTGCCGTTCGCTCTTCGCTCAAACCAACTCATGCGGGTAATTAGAGCCGTTGTGTTGAAGAAGCCCCACCTTGCCGATGCAGTTAACTCGCTTCTGACCGACGAGACAGTCTCAGCATGGCTGAAGGAGGAGCCACGATTGGCGGATGACCTTACGGGAGCACTGCTTGCAATGGCTAGTGAAATTGACTTAATACAAATCGGTCCATTGGGGGTCGCATTCTCCGAAATGACTGCCATTAGTGAAAACGCTGCAAGTTTAGCGAAGGAACGGCTTGGCAAAAGTGATCCAGGGGGAATGTTGGCACTTTCTGGTGTGGCGGCCGAATCCGATTCGATTTCCGGCTTTTTTGAACAAGCAGATTCTCTCGGCGTTGACAAAACAGATTCCACTGAGATCGCGTTTTGGTCTGCCCACAAATCTCGCACTCCAGACTTTCGCAAGAGAATCATCCAGCTTATCGAGGGCGGAACCTCAATGGGCGAGATCAATAGACTGTGGGGTCGTTGGTGCTCGAGTTGCGAAGGGCCAGAACTTGCAAACGAACTGTATGCGCTGCTGGAGGGTGGTGTGAAGGATACCAGCGCACTGTCCGAGCTTGTCGATCAGACTTGCAATGCAATTGCCGATCGTTCTCGGGGAAAGCGAATTCTGGATCGAGCGGGCTTCGTTGCTGCAATCCAGCACCTGCATTCCCAAAATGAGATTGATGTCGCAGAAGTTGCGGTTGGGTGGTTGGGCTACTTTTGGAATTCCGGGGTTTGCTCTCGTGCCGACCGGTGGTCTTTGGATAAGGTTGGGAGTGTCGCAATCCAGTTAGATAGCCAGATGCCGGCGAAAGTCAGTGAGGTGTTTTCCAAGTTGCGGGCTGGGGAAGCGGTGTCCCTTCCCTCATCGAGCCAGCTGAAACAAATCGGCGCTGACACCAGCACATGTCCTGAAATTGTTTCAGATAGGCTTCCAAAGAGGTTCTCATACACTTACGAGTTGCGACCCGGATGGCTAATGTGCGTGGATAAAGGAGAAACTCGCTATGTGGACCTAACGAACGAGCTAAACAAATTGAAGTTTCAATGGCGCATAGAGATGATTGTCCAATGA
- a CDS encoding ATP-binding protein, with translation MSSTFELVADLKVGDIVEVTGSSIKVELSGDVTELTRTHEGRVYPIGQIGSMVKIHFGRKLIFGFVTLLRMRSEEQTDLQSPIPPEADQRLMEVELFAEAVWNSTDAKLHLSRGVTTYPLPRQTVHLLTREETLSIYDTAEADRCDENYSPLVAFAHYSGADNAVCRANVDKMLGMHCAVLGSTGSGKSGAVAALLHSMVEHKQPNGSRSDPRIVILDPHGEYGRAFESCSVRYRAYDPLNNEAATGEPISLPYWLMSADEFRMLVIGKTEQEATSQNNIIYKALTHARMVAAGLVDKAPSSHGSPAPTDGLEFDSPRPKTASHSDRLLSFDRDKPRPFCLDELYRHILFMQAARDNKGTMRPITATEFSRSFKSIIDKLSVIRRDPRIDFLMSNWAKNSLRLEQIIGQLVGPSQAADGSEKPIRILDISGLPNEVAGPLASMLARLLFQYKLYQTDTERKRDPVLLVCEEAHRYVPDRGEAEYAAAQVAIRRIAREGRKYGIGLMLVSQRPSDIESTVIAQCGTWLVLRLTNAGDQQQVARFLPDGLSGMTKALPNLAQQEAIFVGEGAAMPAKVRVRDLRSDQLPKSNSAKFAQGWTLDRLIEREMKEVATRMVDGDQIEFAEDATKPF, from the coding sequence ATGAGTAGTACTTTTGAATTAGTTGCAGACCTGAAAGTAGGTGATATCGTCGAGGTTACGGGCTCCTCAATCAAGGTCGAACTTTCAGGTGATGTGACGGAACTAACCAGGACCCACGAAGGAAGGGTTTATCCCATCGGTCAGATTGGGAGCATGGTTAAAATTCACTTTGGTCGAAAACTGATTTTTGGATTCGTGACTTTATTACGGATGCGATCAGAAGAACAAACAGATCTGCAGTCACCGATTCCACCGGAAGCAGACCAGCGACTGATGGAAGTCGAATTGTTCGCTGAAGCTGTCTGGAACTCAACAGATGCCAAGCTCCACCTATCAAGAGGGGTTACCACCTATCCCTTACCACGTCAGACCGTTCACTTATTGACTCGAGAGGAAACTCTATCGATTTACGATACCGCAGAAGCTGATCGATGCGACGAAAACTACAGCCCTCTGGTGGCTTTCGCTCACTATTCCGGCGCAGACAATGCCGTATGTCGAGCCAACGTAGACAAAATGCTGGGGATGCATTGTGCCGTCCTCGGATCAACTGGCTCAGGAAAATCTGGTGCAGTCGCCGCGCTGCTCCACAGCATGGTGGAACATAAGCAGCCCAACGGAAGTCGTTCTGATCCCAGGATTGTGATCCTCGACCCGCATGGTGAATACGGCCGAGCGTTTGAAAGTTGTTCGGTTCGTTACCGTGCTTACGACCCACTGAACAATGAGGCTGCGACAGGGGAACCTATCAGCTTACCTTACTGGCTGATGTCAGCAGACGAATTTCGGATGCTTGTAATCGGCAAGACAGAACAGGAAGCAACGTCTCAAAACAATATCATTTACAAAGCGTTAACCCACGCTCGCATGGTGGCTGCCGGACTCGTTGACAAGGCTCCATCTAGCCATGGCAGCCCTGCACCAACGGATGGACTTGAGTTTGATTCCCCCCGTCCCAAAACCGCTTCACATTCAGATCGGCTTTTGTCATTCGATCGAGACAAACCGCGTCCCTTTTGCCTCGATGAGCTTTATCGGCATATTCTGTTCATGCAAGCTGCTAGAGACAATAAAGGAACGATGAGACCTATAACAGCGACGGAATTTTCCAGGTCGTTCAAGTCGATTATTGACAAGCTGTCTGTTATAAGGCGAGACCCACGAATCGATTTCCTCATGTCAAATTGGGCGAAAAACAGCCTCCGACTTGAGCAAATTATCGGCCAACTCGTAGGTCCATCGCAAGCAGCAGATGGATCAGAAAAGCCTATTCGGATACTCGACATTTCTGGACTTCCTAACGAAGTCGCTGGCCCACTCGCATCAATGCTTGCACGGCTATTGTTTCAATACAAACTCTACCAAACAGACACTGAACGGAAACGAGACCCTGTCCTTTTAGTATGCGAAGAGGCTCATCGCTATGTTCCCGACCGAGGTGAAGCGGAATACGCAGCAGCCCAGGTTGCAATTCGTCGCATCGCAAGAGAAGGACGAAAATATGGGATTGGCCTTATGCTCGTCAGTCAACGTCCTTCAGATATTGAGAGCACTGTAATTGCGCAGTGCGGAACATGGTTAGTTCTTCGATTGACTAACGCCGGAGATCAGCAGCAAGTAGCAAGGTTTCTTCCGGATGGGCTTTCGGGCATGACGAAGGCGCTTCCGAATCTCGCGCAGCAAGAGGCTATTTTTGTGGGAGAAGGAGCCGCCATGCCGGCAAAGGTTAGAGTTCGAGACCTGAGAAGCGACCAGCTTCCTAAATCTAACTCAGCAAAGTTTGCTCAGGGTTGGACACTCGATAGACTAATCGAAAGAGAGATGAAGGAAGTTGCAACGAGAATGGTTGACGGGGATCAAATAGAATTTGCAGAGGATGCCACCAAACCGTTTTAA
- a CDS encoding SIR2 family protein, giving the protein MELENGTSDVLQQLDNLLSSSNQSWLFGAGTSIDSGIPLMRALTDRVIARANEAPDGQALAGIQEELDPHCHIEHILSHIADRRAIAERCKNKQVQFGKAKFDLTTLEEFHRRLLCSIAETVRWGYIAYNGEDRPERVGTSHAPIVTIDNQTAFVRAVFNHRQTNVDKRRKPVRIFTTNYDTLIEDALAMECISYWDGFEGGAIGFRSLRFGDDEPVSGIRAQVIKLHGSIDWHLGSDGRVWRVRDSDVYPEKTSRVLIYPQSTKYVATQRDPFASQFDLLRRSLNSTKENVFAICGYSFGDEHINQEIQLAMERRENKTTILAFASKMSGVLNDWANSTWCKRLYVITEKGIFVGGNGPFAQPLKEQTLGWWKLDGVTRLLQSGPEACV; this is encoded by the coding sequence ATGGAATTAGAGAACGGAACGTCTGATGTGCTGCAACAGCTGGATAACTTATTAAGTTCTAGCAACCAATCTTGGTTATTCGGAGCAGGCACGAGCATCGACTCAGGGATCCCGCTAATGAGGGCGCTAACGGATCGGGTAATTGCTCGAGCAAACGAAGCGCCAGATGGCCAGGCGTTAGCGGGAATACAAGAAGAACTTGACCCACACTGTCATATTGAGCACATTTTAAGCCATATTGCAGACCGCAGAGCAATCGCTGAGCGATGCAAAAACAAGCAAGTTCAGTTTGGCAAGGCGAAATTCGACCTTACTACGCTCGAAGAGTTCCATCGACGACTTCTTTGTTCAATCGCTGAAACTGTTCGCTGGGGCTATATTGCTTACAACGGAGAAGATCGCCCCGAGAGAGTTGGAACATCACACGCTCCGATTGTCACCATCGACAATCAAACTGCTTTTGTTCGTGCTGTGTTTAATCACCGGCAGACGAATGTTGACAAACGCAGAAAACCTGTACGAATTTTCACGACGAACTACGACACACTTATTGAAGATGCACTGGCTATGGAGTGTATTTCATACTGGGACGGTTTCGAAGGTGGAGCAATTGGTTTTAGATCTTTACGATTTGGAGACGATGAGCCCGTCAGCGGAATTCGAGCGCAAGTCATTAAGTTGCACGGGTCGATAGACTGGCACCTAGGATCCGACGGTAGAGTTTGGCGAGTGCGGGACAGTGACGTGTATCCTGAAAAAACTTCGCGAGTTCTTATCTACCCCCAATCTACGAAATATGTAGCGACGCAACGTGACCCATTTGCTTCTCAATTTGACCTGCTTCGCAGATCACTAAACAGCACCAAGGAAAACGTATTTGCAATTTGCGGATACAGCTTTGGCGACGAACACATCAACCAGGAAATCCAACTGGCAATGGAACGTCGCGAAAACAAGACGACAATCTTGGCGTTTGCATCAAAAATGAGCGGAGTACTAAATGACTGGGCCAATTCGACTTGGTGCAAGCGATTGTACGTCATTACCGAGAAAGGGATTTTCGTAGGTGGTAATGGTCCATTTGCCCAACCACTAAAAGAACAAACACTTGGCTGGTGGAAACTCGATGGGGTGACTCGATTATTACAGAGTGGACCGGAGGCGTGTGTCTGA
- the brxL gene encoding BREX system Lon protease-like protein BrxL encodes MSPSQMSPLDRKINEHFGGLVVRKDLVKAVKGNAVLPSYVLEYLLGQYCATADENSIETGIETVKDIVAKHYVTRSEAGLVRSQIREKKLRKVIDRISVNLNDKHDIYEATFANLGINKVAVPASTVKKHQKLLVGGVWCIADIEYQHDDDDKSIPWVLESLKPIQLSSFDFDGYLAARKQFTTDEWIDTLIQSIGFTPDAFGRRSKFLQLVRLIPFCERNYNLIELGPKGTGKSHIYGEFSPHGMLISGGEVSVPKLFVENRAPYKIGLVGYWDCVAFDEFAGKAKRVDKSLVDIMKNYMANKTFSRGIETLGAEASMAFVGNTQHTVAHMLRHSDLFDELPTKFHDSAFLDRMHFFVPGWEVDILRGDMYTSDFGFVVDYLAEILKQQRNFDYSHLYANDFQLSEQISTRDRDAINKTFSGLVKIIFPNQDATTKELEELLVFAIEGRKRVKDQLMRIDQTYADVRFAYTNAEGQEEVVKTLEEELYPAIYYKSGEPESDTEEVAHKIEPTKQSPTAAKSGAEEGHVTVKENQRGIDFDTLFGPYVVGAKKIVLTDPYVRIFHQARNLMEFIETIARVKPDDERVEIELLTSEEEFSPEKQLEFFEKIQKNCLPIGILFSWTFDTTIHARHIVTDTGWKILLDRGLDVFQRYDTNDSFAISNRLQKHRSCKAFEVTYLRQ; translated from the coding sequence ATGAGCCCATCCCAAATGAGCCCGCTCGACAGAAAAATCAACGAACATTTTGGCGGTCTCGTTGTTCGCAAAGATTTGGTCAAAGCCGTTAAAGGAAATGCGGTCCTGCCGTCTTACGTGCTCGAATACTTGCTTGGCCAATACTGCGCGACGGCCGACGAAAACTCGATTGAAACGGGAATCGAAACTGTCAAGGACATCGTTGCCAAGCATTACGTGACGCGAAGTGAAGCGGGGTTGGTTCGTTCACAAATCCGCGAGAAAAAACTGCGAAAAGTAATCGATCGAATCAGTGTCAATTTGAATGACAAGCATGATATTTACGAAGCCACTTTCGCCAACCTCGGAATCAACAAAGTGGCGGTGCCGGCCAGCACCGTGAAAAAGCATCAAAAATTGCTCGTGGGTGGTGTTTGGTGCATCGCCGATATCGAATACCAGCACGACGACGACGATAAATCGATACCGTGGGTTTTAGAGTCACTGAAACCGATTCAGCTTTCCAGCTTCGATTTCGACGGGTACTTGGCTGCACGAAAGCAGTTCACGACCGACGAATGGATTGACACTCTCATCCAAAGCATTGGCTTTACCCCAGACGCATTTGGGCGTCGCAGCAAGTTTCTGCAACTGGTGCGATTGATTCCATTCTGCGAACGCAATTACAACTTGATCGAATTGGGGCCTAAAGGGACAGGCAAATCGCATATCTATGGCGAGTTCTCGCCTCATGGCATGCTGATTTCGGGGGGCGAGGTGTCCGTACCAAAATTATTTGTCGAGAATCGTGCCCCTTATAAAATTGGCCTAGTGGGATACTGGGACTGTGTCGCATTCGACGAATTCGCAGGCAAGGCCAAACGTGTCGACAAATCGCTCGTCGATATCATGAAAAATTACATGGCCAACAAGACGTTCTCACGAGGTATTGAAACGCTTGGCGCCGAAGCATCGATGGCGTTCGTTGGCAATACACAACACACAGTCGCTCACATGCTCCGGCACAGCGACTTATTCGACGAGCTACCGACAAAGTTCCATGACTCGGCATTCTTGGATCGAATGCATTTCTTTGTTCCTGGCTGGGAAGTTGATATTCTACGCGGCGATATGTACACGTCAGACTTCGGCTTCGTGGTCGATTACCTAGCCGAGATTCTTAAGCAACAACGCAACTTCGATTACTCACATCTCTACGCAAACGATTTCCAGCTCTCCGAACAGATCTCAACTCGTGATCGCGACGCGATCAACAAAACGTTCTCGGGATTGGTAAAGATCATTTTTCCAAACCAAGACGCAACGACGAAAGAGCTAGAAGAATTGCTCGTGTTTGCGATAGAGGGCCGGAAACGAGTCAAAGACCAGCTAATGCGTATCGATCAAACGTATGCTGACGTGCGTTTCGCTTACACAAACGCCGAGGGGCAGGAAGAGGTGGTGAAGACGCTTGAAGAGGAGTTGTATCCAGCAATTTATTACAAGAGTGGCGAGCCCGAATCTGATACAGAGGAGGTAGCACACAAGATCGAGCCAACAAAACAATCGCCGACGGCAGCAAAGTCGGGGGCAGAAGAAGGGCACGTAACGGTGAAAGAGAATCAACGAGGCATCGACTTCGACACTTTATTTGGACCTTACGTTGTAGGTGCGAAAAAGATCGTATTAACGGATCCATATGTCCGAATTTTTCATCAAGCACGCAACTTGATGGAATTCATCGAGACGATAGCTCGTGTAAAGCCCGATGACGAACGAGTCGAAATCGAATTGCTCACGTCTGAAGAAGAATTCAGCCCCGAAAAGCAGCTCGAGTTTTTTGAAAAAATCCAGAAGAACTGTCTGCCTATCGGAATCCTGTTTTCATGGACATTCGATACGACGATTCATGCTCGACACATCGTCACGGACACTGGATGGAAGATCCTCCTGGACCGAGGCCTCGATGTTTTCCAACGCTACGACACGAACGATTCTTTTGCAATTTCCAACCGCCTACAAAAACACCGATCCTGCAAAGCCTTCGAAGTGACGTACTTACGGCAGTAA
- the pglZ gene encoding BREX-1 system phosphatase PglZ type A: protein MSERIIQALEKLFTKHRIVFWYDEEDSLRKDFDAVEVAGVEKVEIVNNEFGLKYRMLRQQSKQKFLVFKTGGPPEDKENWLLDVQLAHTDFRTDKASLWLTELELPYEFRPLVSRHEFFFNSAKRRDSLKKKVTKNDTLTQVAMKMLGVCADCADSEPRLDSVIENLLAELAKGDGAKRYDLIGKCGLDGFLWEQTKNVYQYAADSPTVKDFAIELFKSCYRMDVGGEVRFGSEALVFLKRWKDSRNHEAAFKTLSHQAAEMLSISSDLENRDLKALAEVDYFEFVDQRILSELASAVGKKTISSGECTQLIRGRRRGHWYAQYEHYYEAVDHAAQLLHLLDTLSIQLDSLQQGVSAYIQSFYRLDQVYRKFIFHNVKSGGATLLGPLTNEICKRYTNTFLMPLGDRWQELVDGLEKWGIPGNRSQTGFFDKYVRRVLEKNKKVYVIISDAMRFEVGEELCRRVRQEDRFEAELDHMITTLPSYTQLGMGALLPHKQLRIQEDKSTTVIADDVSTAGTVNRDKILKAAAKSIASDASALAVQAVDILDKNKEEVRALVRDHDVIYIYHNSIDQIGHTQKTERKAFEAAETAMEDVVRVVRKLTSANATNVVVTADHGFLYQDEVDESDFSAAQVEGEILASDRRFIVGRDLKVSGGANLYSSEALGLDGDLQIAVPKSINRFRKSGSSTRFMHGGSTLQEIVIPVIEIKKSRGSDVSAVNVDMIPTPSSVISTGQLALVFYQSEPVTEKVQARHLRVGLYATDGELISDSHELAFDLTSENARERELKVRLLLSKQADNYNQQQIMLKMEEPISDTSQFKDYKSVPFTLRRSFTSDFD from the coding sequence ATGTCCGAACGCATAATTCAAGCTCTCGAAAAACTCTTCACGAAACATCGTATCGTCTTCTGGTACGACGAAGAGGATTCACTGCGCAAAGACTTTGACGCCGTCGAGGTCGCCGGTGTCGAAAAAGTTGAAATCGTCAACAACGAATTCGGGCTGAAGTACCGAATGCTACGGCAGCAGTCGAAGCAGAAGTTCCTCGTCTTCAAAACCGGCGGTCCTCCAGAGGACAAGGAAAACTGGCTGCTCGATGTCCAGTTGGCTCACACCGATTTTCGCACCGACAAGGCTTCACTGTGGCTGACGGAGTTAGAGTTGCCCTATGAGTTCCGGCCATTGGTTTCGCGGCATGAGTTCTTTTTCAATAGTGCCAAACGCCGTGACTCGCTGAAGAAGAAGGTCACCAAGAACGACACATTGACTCAGGTCGCAATGAAGATGCTGGGCGTCTGCGCCGATTGTGCAGACAGCGAACCGCGTTTGGATAGCGTGATCGAGAACCTGCTTGCCGAACTTGCCAAGGGGGATGGTGCAAAGCGTTACGACCTGATCGGCAAATGTGGACTTGATGGATTTCTGTGGGAGCAAACCAAGAACGTCTACCAGTACGCGGCCGATTCGCCCACCGTGAAGGATTTTGCGATCGAGCTATTCAAGTCCTGTTACCGTATGGACGTCGGCGGCGAAGTTCGGTTCGGAAGCGAAGCCCTTGTCTTTCTGAAAAGATGGAAGGACTCACGAAACCATGAAGCAGCGTTTAAAACTCTGTCCCATCAGGCTGCCGAAATGCTAAGCATTTCCTCGGATCTTGAAAACCGTGATCTGAAAGCTCTGGCTGAAGTGGATTACTTTGAGTTTGTTGACCAACGAATTCTGAGCGAACTGGCGTCGGCAGTCGGAAAAAAGACGATCTCCTCTGGCGAGTGCACTCAGTTGATCCGTGGCCGACGTCGCGGACACTGGTATGCGCAGTACGAACACTACTATGAAGCAGTGGATCATGCGGCCCAGTTGCTGCATTTGCTCGACACACTCTCAATTCAATTGGATTCACTCCAGCAGGGCGTATCGGCCTATATTCAATCGTTCTACAGGCTGGACCAGGTCTATCGGAAATTCATTTTCCACAACGTCAAATCGGGCGGGGCGACGTTGTTGGGACCGCTGACCAACGAGATCTGCAAACGGTACACGAACACGTTTTTGATGCCTCTGGGGGATCGGTGGCAGGAATTAGTGGACGGATTGGAAAAATGGGGGATCCCAGGCAATCGTTCGCAAACCGGATTCTTTGACAAATACGTGCGCCGCGTATTGGAGAAGAACAAAAAGGTCTATGTAATCATCTCGGATGCAATGCGTTTCGAGGTCGGCGAGGAATTATGTCGACGGGTACGTCAGGAAGATCGATTTGAAGCCGAGCTGGATCACATGATCACTACGCTTCCCAGTTACACGCAACTGGGGATGGGGGCACTGCTGCCTCACAAACAATTACGAATCCAGGAGGACAAATCGACCACGGTGATTGCGGACGACGTTTCGACCGCAGGCACTGTGAACCGTGACAAAATACTGAAAGCTGCCGCGAAGAGCATCGCTTCCGATGCCTCAGCACTCGCTGTGCAGGCAGTCGACATCTTGGATAAAAACAAAGAGGAGGTCCGAGCACTGGTCCGCGACCACGACGTGATCTACATCTATCACAACTCGATCGATCAAATCGGACACACTCAAAAGACAGAGCGTAAAGCGTTTGAAGCGGCTGAGACAGCCATGGAAGACGTGGTTCGCGTGGTGCGAAAGCTGACCAGTGCGAACGCCACGAATGTGGTGGTGACTGCTGACCATGGATTCTTGTATCAGGATGAAGTGGATGAGAGCGATTTCTCAGCGGCCCAGGTCGAGGGAGAGATTTTGGCGTCGGACCGGCGATTTATCGTGGGACGAGACTTAAAAGTGTCGGGGGGAGCAAATCTCTATTCATCTGAAGCACTGGGCTTGGATGGCGATTTGCAGATTGCCGTCCCGAAGTCTATCAATCGTTTCCGCAAGAGCGGAAGCAGCACCCGATTCATGCATGGGGGGAGCACGTTGCAGGAAATAGTTATCCCGGTGATCGAGATCAAGAAGAGCCGTGGGTCGGACGTGTCTGCGGTGAACGTAGACATGATTCCGACGCCATCGAGCGTGATCTCCACGGGCCAGCTGGCATTGGTCTTCTATCAGTCGGAACCAGTAACCGAAAAAGTGCAGGCACGCCATTTACGAGTCGGTTTATACGCAACCGATGGAGAACTGATTTCGGACAGCCATGAACTGGCTTTCGATCTGACCAGCGAGAACGCTCGCGAGCGAGAACTAAAGGTGCGATTGCTACTGTCCAAACAAGCCGACAATTACAACCAGCAGCAGATCATGCTGAAGATGGAAGAACCGATCTCGGATACTTCGCAGTTCAAGGATTACAAATCAGTGCCGTTCACGTTACGGCGGTCCTTTACAAGCGATTTTGACTAA